In Brachypodium distachyon strain Bd21 chromosome 2, Brachypodium_distachyon_v3.0, whole genome shotgun sequence, one genomic interval encodes:
- the LOC100836241 gene encoding glycine-rich cell wall structural protein 1 — protein MACFQLRHMCFTAVLLSAAFSFCTGQGGGSGGGGGGGGSSIGAVVPGTQDSVQIVAQAALCFDNRPVLNGCLKAMGINGTGTGPNMPPPPGSTAVMCSAPCFGHVTMMMSCVNSIFGNFVSYNPGLMQGVQAIFQMSCGNVNGQGGPGGPAGQGGSAGGVGSAGGANGGVRGGSGTTANGVGGGAAAGGGGMGATNSIGGPAGGSGGGAAAGGGGMGTSTTNSIGGGAAGGTSVGAAGGNGTTTGGGAVSAIGSINGTNVSANAGSHVAVSSPGQLASSVDGPTFSLKGVVLVIWAGSCLLLF, from the exons ATGGCTTGTTTCCAACTGAGACACATGTGCTTCACAGCAGTGCTGCTCTCTGCTGCCTTCTCCTTTTGCACAG GGCAGGGAGGTGGtagtggtggtggaggtgggggcgGAGGATCAAGTATCGGTGCAGTAGTACCAGGGACACAGGATTCAGTCCAGATTGTGGCACAAGCGGCTCTCTGCTTTGACAACAGACCA GTGCTGAACGGGTGCCTGAAAGCGATGGGTATCAacggcaccggcaccggcccgaacatgccgccgcctccagggTCAACGGCAGTCATGTGCAGCGCCCCGTGCTTCGGGCACgtgacgatgatgatgagctGCGTCAACAGCATCTTCGGCAACTTCGTGAGCTACAACCCCGGACTCATGCAGGGCGTCCAGGCCATCTTCCAGATGTCCTGCGGCAACGTCAACGGCCAAGGAGGCCCTGGCGGCCCTGCCGGACAAGGCGGTAGCGCCGGAGGAGTCGGTAGCGCTGGCGGTGCTAATGGTGGAGTTAGAGGCGGCAGTGGCACTACTGCTAACGGCGTCGGCGGTGGTGCGGCTGCTGGTGGAGGCGGCATGGGTGCTACGAACAGCATCGGCGGGCCCGCTGGAGGttccggcggaggagccgcTGCTGGTGGAGGGGGCATgggtactagtactactaacAGCATCGGCGGAGGAGCTGCCGGCGGTACTAGTGTCGGAGCTGCCGGCGGCAATGGTACTACtaccggcggcggtgccgtgAGTGCTATTGGCAGCATTAACGGTACAAACGTTTCAGCCAACGCAG GCTCGCACGTGGCGGTAAGCAGTCCAGGTCAGCTGGCCAGCAGCGTGGACGGGCCCACTTTCAGTCTCAAGGGCGTCGTGCTAGTAATCTGGGCCGGCTCCTGTCTACTGCTGTTCTAA